One stretch of Paenibacillus sp. AN1007 DNA includes these proteins:
- a CDS encoding DUF3679 domain-containing protein yields MSRFGKKMLSVSVLMLLGVLLGMQLAGTGLQDDRPADRIPVVAKTEPASADTKPASAEPAQTEVVKKPVVPVQTPSQVLGADQNKAAVDVLAEKTAGLLQNLSNSSIKWVVSLFGGVDE; encoded by the coding sequence ATGTCCAGATTCGGTAAAAAAATGCTGTCTGTCAGTGTACTTATGTTACTCGGTGTCCTGCTTGGCATGCAGCTGGCAGGCACCGGTTTGCAGGATGATAGACCTGCGGATCGAATTCCGGTCGTCGCGAAGACAGAACCGGCATCAGCCGATACCAAGCCTGCATCAGCTGAACCTGCCCAAACGGAGGTGGTCAAGAAGCCCGTAGTTCCAGTCCAGACTCCAAGCCAGGTGCTCGGGGCAGACCAGAACAAAGCCGCGGTGGATGTTTTGGCTGAAAAAACAGCAGGTTTACTGCAAAACCTGTCTAACAGCAGCATCAAGTGGGTTGTCTCTCTTTTTGGTGGAGTGGATGAATAG
- a CDS encoding N-acetyltransferase, whose translation MSVICRKAVPEDVEPLFEMIKGYAERGIMLPRSREVLHRQLEHFIVAEVEGVVVGCGSLCRLGNDLVEVRSLGISEGYKGLGIGSRLLDRLVEEAERQQIPKVMALTYEVSFFLKNGFAVVEKEIFPEKVWTDCVHCSKQDCCDEIAVLKELNVSA comes from the coding sequence ATGTCGGTTATATGCAGGAAAGCTGTACCGGAAGATGTTGAGCCGCTGTTTGAAATGATTAAGGGATATGCCGAGCGTGGGATCATGCTTCCGCGTTCAAGGGAAGTCCTGCATCGGCAGCTGGAGCATTTTATTGTGGCTGAAGTAGAAGGCGTAGTTGTAGGCTGCGGCTCACTCTGCCGTCTGGGGAATGATTTGGTGGAAGTCAGATCTCTGGGTATTTCTGAGGGATATAAAGGACTGGGCATTGGTTCCCGCCTGCTTGACCGACTTGTTGAAGAAGCCGAGAGACAGCAAATTCCGAAGGTGATGGCGCTCACTTATGAGGTTTCCTTTTTTCTGAAGAATGGCTTTGCTGTAGTAGAGAAGGAAATTTTCCCTGAAAAGGTGTGGACAGACTGCGTTCACTGCAGCAAACAGGATTGCTGTGACGAGATTGCCGTTCTGAAGGAATTGAATGTTTCAGCGTAA
- the gpr gene encoding GPR endopeptidase produces the protein MTLDLQNYTVRTDLAIDSKEMAQGSQRQTIPGLREDVDTKDGITITRIDVLNDEAAQAIGRVKGHYVTLEVPSLRNGDTELQERVAAEFTREMEAFMTKAGIGKDSKVLIVGLGNLNVTPDSLGPLVVENLMVTRQYFELVPDQVAPGYREVSAIAPGVLGTTGIESSDIVQGIVERTRPDAIIAIDALASRSLERVNTTIQVADIGIHPGSGIGNKRRGLTKEILGVPCIAIGVPTVCYASTIVNNVIEMMRSHFRQETDQTKQIMGMLDDIGEADRLSLVKEVLEPLGHDLIVTPKEIDEFIEGIANVIATGLNAALHEAVDPGNVAAYTH, from the coding sequence ATGACACTCGATTTGCAAAATTATACCGTGCGCACCGACTTGGCCATCGATTCGAAAGAAATGGCACAAGGCAGCCAGAGACAGACCATTCCCGGATTGCGGGAAGATGTGGATACGAAAGATGGCATTACCATTACCCGGATTGATGTGTTGAATGATGAAGCTGCCCAAGCGATTGGGCGTGTAAAAGGTCACTATGTCACGCTTGAGGTACCTTCCCTTCGCAACGGTGATACCGAACTGCAGGAGCGGGTAGCCGCTGAATTCACACGTGAGATGGAAGCTTTTATGACCAAGGCGGGTATTGGCAAAGATTCAAAGGTACTAATTGTAGGACTCGGCAATCTAAACGTTACGCCAGATTCCCTCGGTCCGCTGGTGGTGGAGAATTTGATGGTTACCCGGCAGTACTTTGAATTAGTACCGGATCAGGTGGCACCGGGTTATCGAGAGGTCAGTGCTATTGCTCCAGGTGTGCTGGGTACAACGGGCATTGAATCGAGTGACATTGTACAGGGCATTGTTGAACGCACCCGCCCGGATGCCATTATCGCGATTGATGCGCTGGCCTCCCGATCTCTGGAACGTGTGAATACAACGATTCAGGTGGCGGATATCGGTATTCATCCAGGTTCGGGCATTGGAAACAAACGGCGCGGATTAACAAAGGAAATTCTGGGTGTTCCCTGCATTGCCATCGGCGTGCCGACCGTCTGTTATGCCTCAACCATTGTGAACAACGTTATTGAGATGATGCGCTCCCATTTCCGCCAGGAGACCGATCAGACGAAACAGATCATGGGTATGCTGGATGACATCGGTGAGGCAGACCGTTTGAGTCTGGTAAAAGAAGTGCTTGAACCGCTTGGCCATGACCTGATCGTTACACCAAAGGAAATTGACGAATTTATAGAAGGCATCGCCAATGTGATCGCAACAGGACTTAACGCAGCCCTCCATGAAGCCGTTGACCCGGGTAACGTTGCGGCGTACACCCATTAA
- a CDS encoding response regulator transcription factor, which yields MPRIFVVDDDPSILQLITGYLKKEQYEVNSFAHGRELVGEVRSKKPDCLILDIMMPGVDGLTLLTELRTFTEIPIIMVSARGEEIDRLNGLELGCSDFLSKPFNPRELVARVKSMLRLISSSRLSHGKDSREATDLPKEGSYFNVGNVQISEEFRRVNVRGEELGLTGREYELLLFLSQHLDRPFSREQLIQQVWNYDFYGEVRVVDDIVKRIRKKLVQVQATLSIDTVWGFGYKAAVHAR from the coding sequence ATGCCGCGTATTTTTGTAGTCGATGATGATCCGTCCATACTGCAGCTCATTACAGGTTATTTGAAAAAGGAACAATATGAAGTGAACTCGTTCGCGCATGGCAGGGAACTGGTTGGGGAAGTTCGTTCCAAAAAGCCCGACTGCTTGATTCTTGACATTATGATGCCAGGCGTCGATGGGCTTACACTTTTGACCGAGCTGCGGACCTTTACCGAAATTCCGATTATTATGGTGTCGGCACGGGGTGAGGAGATTGATCGTTTAAATGGTCTTGAACTGGGGTGCAGCGATTTTCTGAGCAAACCTTTCAATCCTCGTGAACTGGTTGCAAGAGTTAAAAGTATGCTTCGTCTGATCAGCAGCAGTCGGTTATCCCATGGTAAAGATTCCAGGGAAGCGACTGATTTGCCTAAGGAAGGGTCTTATTTTAATGTGGGTAACGTCCAGATTTCAGAAGAATTCCGGCGCGTCAATGTTCGGGGGGAGGAACTTGGACTAACAGGCAGGGAATATGAGCTTCTATTGTTTCTGTCGCAGCATCTGGACCGTCCCTTCAGCAGAGAACAGCTGATTCAGCAGGTCTGGAATTATGATTTTTATGGTGAAGTACGTGTGGTTGATGATATCGTGAAACGGATTCGCAAGAAGCTTGTGCAGGTTCAAGCGACGCTGAGCATCGATACCGTCTGGGGGTTCGGCTATAAAGCAGCTGTACATGCGCGATGA
- the holA gene encoding DNA polymerase III subunit delta: MDVKSATKAVRSGDTAPIYVLYGTEKYQIQQFTEMLKTHVIEEEHQDFAVIPYDLSETPIEAVVEEAETVPFLVPRKLIIVRDTSLFTAGKESKIEHQVDRLITYMDNPADYSTIVFLAQGDKLDERKKLVKAAKKQAVVLAFAPLSGEELIQWIVKLAKQHEVAFEAGAADTLISYAGTGLQALSAEVDKLCLFAGNGGTIRRADIESLVARSTEQNVFALVEELANLRLEKALGLFYELLKQREEPIKIAALIARQFRIMIQVKELGQQSYSQQQIAGQLGLHPYAVKIAGEQARKFDADRLRKILSHLSELDYQMKTGAVDKVLGLELFLLRLGA; the protein is encoded by the coding sequence ATGGATGTAAAAAGCGCAACAAAGGCAGTACGCAGCGGAGACACGGCCCCAATCTATGTGCTGTATGGAACCGAGAAGTATCAGATTCAGCAGTTCACGGAAATGTTAAAGACACATGTCATTGAAGAGGAACATCAGGATTTTGCTGTGATCCCTTACGACCTCTCCGAAACGCCCATTGAAGCAGTCGTAGAAGAAGCAGAAACGGTTCCGTTTCTCGTTCCCCGTAAATTAATTATTGTAAGGGACACCAGTTTGTTTACCGCGGGAAAAGAATCAAAAATAGAGCATCAGGTCGATCGACTGATTACATATATGGATAATCCAGCTGATTACAGCACGATCGTATTTTTGGCGCAGGGAGACAAGCTGGACGAGCGAAAAAAATTGGTTAAGGCGGCCAAGAAGCAGGCCGTTGTTCTGGCATTTGCACCGCTGAGCGGTGAAGAATTGATTCAGTGGATCGTTAAACTTGCCAAGCAGCACGAGGTTGCTTTTGAAGCGGGAGCGGCAGACACGCTGATCAGTTATGCCGGAACGGGACTGCAGGCCTTATCCGCTGAAGTGGATAAGCTTTGTCTTTTCGCGGGAAACGGAGGAACGATTCGCCGGGCGGATATTGAATCGCTCGTGGCTCGCAGTACGGAACAGAACGTATTTGCACTTGTGGAGGAGCTGGCTAATTTGAGGCTCGAAAAAGCACTAGGGCTGTTCTATGAGCTTTTGAAACAGCGGGAAGAGCCTATCAAGATTGCTGCGTTAATTGCCCGGCAGTTTCGCATCATGATTCAGGTCAAAGAGTTGGGGCAGCAGAGTTACTCCCAGCAGCAGATTGCCGGTCAGTTGGGGCTGCATCCGTATGCCGTGAAAATTGCCGGGGAGCAGGCTCGGAAATTTGATGCTGACCGTCTGCGAAAGATACTCAGTCACTTGAGTGAGCTGGATTATCAGATGAAAACAGGAGCTGTAGATAAAGTGCTCGGACTTGAACTGTTTTTATTGCGACTCGGTGCCTAA
- the rpsT gene encoding 30S ribosomal protein S20 — MPNIKSAVKRVKTSDKRRALNASQKSALRTAVKAADAALVSNEVETAKAAIQAASKKLDKAVTKGLVHKNAAARKKSRLAKKLNALSAQA, encoded by the coding sequence ATGCCAAACATCAAATCCGCTGTTAAACGCGTAAAAACGAGCGACAAGCGCCGCGCACTCAACGCTTCTCAGAAGTCTGCACTCCGTACAGCTGTCAAAGCTGCTGATGCTGCTCTGGTAAGCAACGAAGTTGAAACTGCTAAAGCTGCGATTCAAGCTGCTTCCAAAAAGCTGGACAAGGCTGTAACTAAAGGTCTGGTTCACAAAAATGCAGCTGCACGCAAAAAGTCTCGCTTGGCGAAAAAACTGAACGCTCTTTCCGCACAAGCGTAA
- the hemW gene encoding radical SAM family heme chaperone HemW, whose amino-acid sequence MTLAANSQKTGAPQAVYLHIPFCTNKCFYCDFNSYVLKDQPVMQYLEALEREMEHTVKVNPPGEIKTIFVGGGTPTALKPDEMAYFLRSVKTYFPNWAEDIEFSMEANPGTTDAEKLAAMKEGGVNRVSFGVQAFQNDLLTGIGRIHNTDDVYRSLENARKAGLDNLSIDLMFGLPNQTVEMLNESIDKALELDLKHYSIYSLKVEENTLFHTLYQKNQLPLPHEDDELQMYLLLMKRMKEAGYEQYEISNFAKPGFESRHNITYWRNEDYYGLGAGAHGYVGRERHMNIKGINPYVEASRAGLPRLDHFEIGRAEAMEDYLMVGLRMLEGASSSRFQDQFGESMEDVFAKPLGKMLHAGLLERTADGFKLSEQGILFGNDVFAEFIGSISLNS is encoded by the coding sequence GTGACACTTGCAGCAAACAGCCAGAAAACAGGTGCACCCCAAGCGGTGTATCTGCACATTCCATTTTGCACGAATAAATGTTTTTACTGTGACTTTAATTCTTACGTTCTGAAGGATCAGCCGGTGATGCAGTACTTGGAGGCGCTGGAACGGGAGATGGAGCATACCGTCAAAGTGAATCCGCCTGGCGAGATTAAAACGATCTTTGTCGGTGGTGGTACACCAACCGCATTGAAACCGGATGAGATGGCATATTTCCTACGTTCAGTCAAAACCTATTTCCCGAATTGGGCAGAGGATATTGAATTCTCAATGGAAGCCAATCCGGGAACAACGGATGCCGAGAAGCTTGCAGCCATGAAAGAAGGCGGTGTTAACCGTGTCAGCTTTGGTGTTCAGGCATTTCAGAATGATCTGCTGACAGGTATTGGACGTATTCACAATACAGACGATGTATACCGCAGCTTGGAGAATGCACGTAAGGCGGGATTGGATAACCTGTCGATTGATTTGATGTTTGGCCTGCCAAATCAGACCGTAGAGATGCTGAACGAAAGCATCGACAAGGCGCTGGAACTGGATTTGAAGCATTATTCCATCTACAGCCTGAAGGTGGAGGAGAATACCCTTTTCCATACCCTGTATCAGAAAAATCAACTGCCTCTCCCTCACGAAGATGATGAGCTGCAGATGTATCTTCTATTAATGAAACGTATGAAAGAAGCGGGTTATGAACAGTATGAGATCAGCAACTTTGCCAAACCGGGCTTCGAGAGCCGTCATAATATCACCTATTGGCGTAATGAGGATTACTACGGACTCGGTGCTGGAGCGCATGGATATGTAGGTCGTGAACGCCATATGAACATCAAGGGCATTAACCCTTACGTAGAAGCCTCGCGTGCAGGACTGCCTCGTCTGGATCATTTCGAGATTGGGCGTGCAGAAGCGATGGAGGATTATTTGATGGTAGGCCTTCGTATGCTGGAGGGGGCTTCATCTTCTCGATTCCAGGACCAATTTGGAGAGTCGATGGAAGATGTCTTTGCCAAACCGCTCGGCAAAATGCTGCATGCAGGATTGCTTGAGCGGACAGCAGACGGCTTTAAACTGAGTGAACAGGGTATTCTGTTCGGCAATGACGTTTTTGCCGAGTTTATCGGCTCCATATCGCTAAATTCGTAG
- a CDS encoding stage II sporulation protein P, producing the protein MNKILAWNIGRWKKRCLHVLAMGRTLLLLMMISALFFAVLGLGGLAEKKLNNSPVSSMKGFAGSVSSRFFVDMLGMEMPHLTRKEQNAAISGENLTSFVFQLLTNVNPQDPKSLIAREMPGMGANQPVLLRPGSGNAKAEAPEDYQPGPGLTDTASSGGGKSGSELHVPPGQDEPDVTDEDDPKKGTVDEEPPSKGSGQDKGNPAVAQKSVLIYHSHPREGYNPLLGTNSDNPSSGKPTGNVFQVGTYLTDSLEKLGVGVEHAKEDYQTKIKDYNWNFSYKYSRQTVKAALAQNDNLTYLIDIHRDSQRHKKTTTTIGDQSYAKVYFIIGHENPNWRKNEAFAAKIHKKLEAKYPGVSRGVWGKNGGGGNNGEYNQTLSPNSILIEIGGIDNTAAELKRTSKILADMIAEVYWDEQNVDKASAKPVSKNG; encoded by the coding sequence ATGAACAAGATACTGGCATGGAATATTGGCAGGTGGAAAAAAAGATGTCTGCACGTGCTGGCTATGGGCCGTACACTGCTGCTGCTTATGATGATATCCGCCCTCTTTTTTGCTGTACTCGGGCTTGGGGGATTGGCGGAGAAAAAGCTGAATAATTCGCCTGTCTCTTCGATGAAAGGATTTGCAGGTTCGGTCTCCAGTCGTTTCTTTGTAGACATGCTGGGCATGGAGATGCCCCACCTTACCCGAAAGGAGCAGAATGCTGCGATTTCCGGTGAAAACCTGACCTCTTTTGTATTTCAGCTGCTGACGAATGTAAATCCTCAAGATCCCAAAAGTTTAATCGCACGTGAAATGCCGGGTATGGGCGCAAATCAACCTGTGCTGCTCCGTCCGGGGTCTGGTAATGCCAAAGCAGAAGCGCCTGAAGATTATCAACCGGGTCCGGGACTTACGGACACAGCCTCCTCGGGTGGAGGCAAGTCAGGCAGTGAGCTGCATGTTCCCCCGGGCCAGGATGAACCAGACGTAACCGACGAAGATGATCCTAAGAAAGGCACAGTAGATGAAGAGCCGCCATCCAAGGGAAGTGGGCAGGATAAAGGCAATCCGGCTGTAGCCCAAAAGTCCGTGCTGATCTATCACTCTCATCCGCGTGAGGGGTATAATCCGTTACTTGGTACTAATAGTGACAATCCTTCTTCCGGTAAGCCGACTGGGAATGTTTTTCAAGTGGGTACCTATCTAACGGACAGTCTGGAGAAGCTGGGCGTCGGTGTAGAGCATGCGAAGGAAGATTATCAGACCAAAATTAAAGACTATAACTGGAATTTCTCATATAAATATTCGAGGCAGACCGTCAAAGCGGCGCTTGCTCAGAATGATAATCTGACATATTTAATTGATATTCACCGCGATTCACAGCGCCATAAAAAAACGACAACAACCATCGGTGATCAAAGTTACGCCAAGGTATATTTTATCATCGGACATGAGAATCCCAATTGGCGTAAAAATGAAGCCTTTGCCGCAAAAATTCATAAAAAGCTGGAGGCGAAATATCCAGGGGTGTCCCGGGGGGTGTGGGGTAAAAATGGCGGTGGGGGCAACAATGGAGAATATAACCAGACACTTTCGCCGAACAGCATTTTGATCGAAATTGGTGGTATTGACAACACGGCGGCTGAGCTGAAACGGACCTCCAAAATTCTAGCGGATATGATCGCCGAAGTATATTGGGATGAACAAAACGTAGATAAAGCAAGTGCAAAACCCGTTTCAAAGAATGGATAA
- a CDS encoding HAMP domain-containing sensor histidine kinase, translating into MKTIRSKMLLALFASMLVTVAFTVMFFIHLFDDILLNQVKQQLNDQTKKAVKVIRVDDLEDLDNNSFRFFIKDILFYADYFVIDGENNIVASSSSGRVGMKLEGFPGTHEGYMILNGKKVLYSEAELSHKQFRVILYSPLSSLRAMYIPLFRTTLLSIAASFVVILLIGLFAVWRTVQPLNRLKEAVSKYEPNMPDKEPFLQADHTEIGELIHTFQLMSSRLDDHHRHQLEFLQNVSHELKTPLMSIQGYVYAIQDQVVSTDQGLDIIAAQSQRLIDMVGKLIQLSRLETVDEEWPMTMIDLKSMAEEAVYLLMPTALQRGVQLTAAADSFMVETAGEQLFQILLNLLQNAVRHTRTQVKLSLEHPASDAADWIFHIDDDGPGLNEHDRQHIFRRFYTGNNGVTGLGLAISKQLAAHLHADLVYSDSPLGGARFSLRHYSVDKELQQQD; encoded by the coding sequence ATGAAAACGATCCGCAGCAAAATGCTGCTCGCCTTGTTCGCAAGCATGCTGGTTACGGTGGCATTTACCGTGATGTTTTTTATCCATCTTTTTGATGATATTTTGCTCAACCAGGTGAAGCAGCAGTTAAATGATCAGACGAAAAAGGCTGTCAAAGTTATTCGTGTAGATGACCTCGAAGATCTGGATAATAACAGTTTTCGTTTTTTTATCAAGGATATTCTTTTTTATGCAGACTATTTTGTCATTGATGGAGAAAATAACATCGTAGCCTCAAGTAGTTCAGGTCGTGTCGGAATGAAGCTGGAAGGATTTCCGGGTACACACGAAGGTTATATGATTTTAAATGGAAAAAAGGTTCTCTATAGTGAGGCTGAGCTGTCACATAAACAGTTTCGGGTTATTTTGTATTCTCCCCTATCTTCACTAAGGGCGATGTATATTCCGCTGTTTCGCACAACGCTTCTGTCTATTGCTGCCAGCTTTGTTGTGATTCTGCTGATCGGATTATTTGCTGTATGGCGTACAGTTCAGCCGCTGAATCGACTGAAAGAGGCTGTGAGCAAGTATGAACCAAACATGCCTGATAAGGAGCCGTTTCTGCAAGCCGACCATACCGAAATTGGCGAACTGATTCATACCTTTCAACTCATGAGCAGCAGACTTGATGACCATCATCGTCATCAGCTGGAATTTTTGCAAAATGTATCCCATGAATTGAAGACACCGCTGATGTCTATTCAAGGTTACGTCTATGCGATTCAAGATCAGGTGGTTTCCACCGATCAGGGGCTTGATATCATTGCTGCCCAATCCCAGCGGCTCATTGATATGGTAGGGAAGCTGATCCAGCTCTCCAGACTGGAAACTGTGGATGAGGAGTGGCCGATGACCATGATTGACCTGAAAAGCATGGCCGAAGAGGCGGTGTACCTGCTTATGCCAACCGCACTGCAGCGCGGAGTACAGTTGACAGCAGCAGCTGATTCATTCATGGTTGAGACAGCCGGAGAGCAGTTGTTTCAAATCCTGTTAAACCTCTTGCAAAATGCAGTTCGGCATACCCGAACTCAAGTGAAATTGAGTTTGGAACACCCGGCCAGTGATGCTGCTGACTGGATTTTTCATATTGATGATGACGGACCAGGCTTGAATGAGCATGACCGTCAGCATATTTTTCGGCGATTTTATACGGGAAACAATGGAGTGACCGGCCTTGGACTGGCGATCAGCAAACAGCTGGCAGCACATCTTCATGCTGATTTGGTGTATAGTGACTCGCCGCTGGGAGGCGCGCGCTTTAGTCTGAGACATTACTCAGTCGATAAAGAATTACAGCAGCAAGACTAA
- the lepA gene encoding translation elongation factor 4: MTDIRERQRKIRNFSIIAHIDHGKSTLADRILEYTGALTSREMQEQVLDQMDLERERGITIKLQAVALNYKADDGEEYLLNLIDTPGHVDFTYEVSRSLAACEGALLVVDAAQGIEAQTLANVYLALDNNLEILPVINKIDLPSADPERVKQEVEDVIGLDTSNAVLASAKAGIGIKEILEQVVQSVPAPVGDPDQPLKALIFDSHYDPYKGVIVYVRVIDGKIKAGSKIKMMATNKSFEVIEVGAFKPRMTIVDELNVGDVGFIVAGIRHVGDTQVGDTVTDAKHPTPEPLPGYRKINPMVYCGLYPIETSDYVDLREALEKLQLNDASLSFEPETSSALGFGFRCGFLGLLHMDVIQERIEREFNIPLITTAPSVIYHVTLTNGEMIQIDNPSNYPEVGRIDYVEEPYVKASIIVPNDYVGTIMELCQNKRGEFINMEYMDTTRVTITYEIPLSEIVYDFFDQLKSSTKGYASFDYELSGYRQSNLVKMDILLNSEQVDALSFIVHRDRAYNRGRIICEKLRELIPRQMFEVPIQASVGTKVVARETVKAMRKNVLAKCYGGDISRKRKLLEKQKEGKKRMKQVGNVEVPQEAFMAVLKIDD; encoded by the coding sequence ATGACTGACATTCGGGAAAGACAACGTAAAATTCGTAACTTTTCAATTATTGCACATATAGATCACGGTAAATCGACACTTGCGGACCGGATCTTGGAGTACACAGGTGCGCTGACATCACGTGAAATGCAGGAACAAGTGCTGGATCAGATGGATCTGGAACGTGAACGCGGAATTACAATTAAACTGCAGGCCGTTGCTCTCAATTACAAGGCGGACGACGGCGAAGAGTATCTGCTGAATCTCATTGATACGCCAGGACACGTAGACTTTACGTATGAGGTTTCACGAAGTCTTGCTGCATGTGAAGGGGCTCTGCTTGTCGTTGATGCGGCTCAAGGGATCGAAGCGCAGACACTAGCTAACGTATACCTTGCGCTGGACAACAATCTGGAGATCCTGCCGGTCATTAACAAAATTGACCTGCCAAGTGCTGATCCGGAGCGGGTAAAGCAGGAAGTTGAAGATGTTATCGGACTCGATACCAGCAACGCTGTGCTGGCTTCGGCCAAGGCGGGCATCGGGATCAAAGAGATTCTGGAGCAGGTGGTGCAAAGTGTACCTGCGCCTGTTGGTGATCCAGATCAGCCGCTTAAAGCGCTGATTTTTGACTCCCACTATGACCCGTATAAAGGGGTTATCGTGTATGTGCGTGTAATTGACGGCAAAATCAAAGCAGGTTCCAAAATCAAAATGATGGCGACAAACAAGTCATTTGAAGTTATCGAAGTAGGAGCGTTCAAGCCGCGCATGACCATTGTGGACGAGCTGAACGTTGGTGACGTAGGATTCATCGTGGCGGGTATCCGTCACGTCGGCGATACACAAGTCGGGGATACCGTTACCGATGCTAAACATCCGACACCTGAACCGCTTCCGGGTTATCGTAAAATTAATCCAATGGTTTACTGTGGTCTGTATCCGATTGAAACATCAGACTACGTAGATCTGCGCGAGGCTTTGGAGAAGCTGCAGTTGAATGATGCTTCACTGAGCTTTGAGCCGGAGACATCCAGCGCACTGGGCTTTGGATTCCGCTGCGGATTCCTGGGACTCCTGCACATGGACGTTATTCAGGAGCGGATTGAGCGCGAGTTCAACATCCCGCTGATTACGACGGCTCCAAGCGTAATTTATCACGTAACGCTGACGAACGGCGAGATGATCCAGATCGATAACCCTTCGAACTATCCGGAGGTAGGACGGATCGATTATGTTGAAGAACCATATGTCAAAGCTTCAATCATTGTACCGAACGATTATGTAGGAACGATTATGGAGCTGTGCCAGAACAAACGCGGCGAATTTATCAATATGGAATATATGGACACAACACGGGTTACGATTACATATGAGATCCCGTTGTCCGAGATCGTATATGACTTCTTCGACCAGCTGAAGTCCAGTACCAAAGGGTACGCCTCCTTTGACTATGAGCTGTCCGGTTACCGCCAGTCCAATCTGGTGAAAATGGACATCCTGCTTAATAGCGAACAGGTCGATGCCTTGTCCTTTATCGTTCACAGAGATCGCGCATACAATCGCGGACGCATCATCTGTGAGAAGCTGCGCGAACTGATCCCGCGGCAGATGTTTGAAGTACCTATTCAAGCGTCGGTAGGTACGAAGGTAGTTGCTCGTGAGACAGTTAAAGCAATGCGTAAAAACGTACTAGCCAAGTGTTACGGCGGTGACATCTCGCGTAAACGGAAACTGCTTGAGAAGCAGAAGGAAGGTAAGAAGCGGATGAAGCAGGTGGGTAACGTAGAGGTGCCGCAAGAGGCATTTATGGCGGTACTGAAAATTGATGATTAA